From Haliaeetus albicilla chromosome 15, bHalAlb1.1, whole genome shotgun sequence, a single genomic window includes:
- the CKAP2 gene encoding cytoskeleton-associated protein 2 isoform X1 produces MAARPCPQLPASRRSEPAYREQRRQKVEEYLSRKKTFSTVPIQENQASVSSSRTRRATSNKLQDKIQLSISPMPEMENKENANKLLWDQSNGTSEKNVILNSSTITLTNSISGTNYNPEDHASKDEVTEIKSQHVSLSKSFLQIKSIKEKQLMAEKQKSTIGLPKKPVLGTYRGRVIQSKINSFRKALKSEGEKSSLPDKKLRPSATKPAASSLSTSSCSVVLKTTKVTNYPNSVNPNGALQFQSKSSDKAAINSQSSLKKQQPTSAVAPKKVTVQKMTGRRGPQPPKADSNSSDCRVLGVKKSADFCDDARPEVPAKPISVVPDTKLGWNSKTNGNRKSVLPKESAEVRRARLDEWRASRGRVMRRPPISVLLRPQSKSEDQQLSSGDSLEHVLHSEKVNKTLAECLQLTEQGCQGDEVRAMLEDLTHSIPGAKKLAKYWICCMRLEQMGPLEKLIAVYEEAILAGAMPKDELRHTLIDTMKNTESLFKCEDGGTVIEGHLSEVAEVSKEPNSSVEQVQEAFKDLGSDDDNQKADSDDKKVETSSEVIKKEEMDLDLKPRQEILPKKNKKHKTKERAKKKGKCETEEQNQDGVEDIAISFSPEKENDTSYLMRYNPSATPYFESVKMHHEANDSSAKDLKIVTPLRYSQRIREKMCKLLDTVKDQDPCVSSFEQLGEWESQATEFLHKQSIVLKETSAEVEE; encoded by the exons ATGGCGGCGCGTCCTTGTCCTCAGCTCCCGGCCAGCCGCAGGTCCGAGCCGGCGTACCGAG AACAAAGACGACAAAAAGTTGAAGAATATCTATCAAGAAAAAAGACCTTTTCTACCGTTCCCATTCAAGAAAACCAGGCATCGGTCAG cagtagTAGAACTAGAAGAGCAACTAGCAATAAACTGCAAGACAAAATACAGCTCTCAATATCTCCAATGCCAGAAATG GAGAATAAAGAGAATGCTAATAAACTGTTATGGGACCAATCAAATGGAAcctcagagaaaaatgttattttaaactCTTCCACAATCACACTAACAAATTCCATATCAGGGACAAATTATAATCCTGAAGATCATGCTTCCAAGGATGaagttactgaaataaaatctcAGCATGTGTCACTCAGCAAGTCCTTCttgcaaataaaaagcataaaagagaagcaactgatggcagaaaaacaaaagtcaaCTATCGGCCTACCAAAGAAACCAGTGCTTGGTACATATCGTGGCAGAGTTATTCAATCCAAGATAAACTCCTTCCGAAAAGCACTAAAAAGTGAGGGTGAGAAGAGTTCTTTGCCAGACAAGAAGCTTCGCCCTTCTGCCACCAAACCAGCAGCAAGTtctttgtccaccagcagctGTAGTGTAGTTCTGAAGACCACCAAAGTCACAAACTACCCTAATTCTGTAAACCCAAATGGTGCCCTCCAATTCCAGAGCAAATCATCTGACAAAGCTGCTATTAACTCACAGTCCAGTCTGAAGAAACAGCAACCAACATCTGCTGTAGCACCAAAGAAAGTAACAGTCCAAAAAATGACTGGTAGAAGGGGACCACAGCCACCAAAAGCTGATTCTAACAGTTCTGACTGCAGAGTGCTAGGAGTGAAGAAAAGTGCAGATTTTTGTGACGATGCAAGACCTGAAGTTCCAGCAAAACCAATTTCTGTTGTTCCTGATACAAAGTTGGGATGGAATTCTAAAACTAATGGCAACAGAAAATCTGTTCTGCCAAAAGAGTCAGCAGAAGTGAGAAG GGCTCGCCTGGATGAATGGAGGGCATCTAGAGGAAGAGTGATGAGGAGACCTCCTATATCTGTGCTTCTGAGACCCCAGTCTAAAAGTGAAGATCAACAACTCTCTTCTGGTGATTCTTTAGAGCATGTATTACATAGTGAAAAAGTCAACAAGACTCTTGCAGAATGTCTGCAGTTAACCGAACAG GGATGTCAAGGCGATGAAGTACGTGCCATGTTGGAAGATCTGACACACAGCATTCCTGGGGCTAAAAAGCTTGCAAAATATTGGATCTGTTGTATGCGTCTTGAACAGATGGGCCCTCTTGAGAAGCTTATTGCTGTCTATGAGGAGGCCATTTTGGCAGGAGCAATG CCTAAAGATGAACTACGACACACGCTAATAGATActatgaaaaatactgaaagccTTTTTAAGTGTGAGGATG GGGGAACTGTGATAGAAGGTCATTTAAGTGAGGTAGCGGAAGTCAGCAAGGAACCAAATTCCTCTGTAGAGCAGGTTCAGGAGGCCTTCAAGGATCTTGGCTCTGATGATGACAACCAAAAAGCAGATAGTGATGACAAGAAGGTGGAGACTAGCAGCGAAGTgatcaaaaaagaagaaatggatttAGACTTGAAACCGAGACAAGAGATCTTgccaaaaaagaataaaaagcacAAGACTAAAGAACgtgcaaaaaagaaaggaaaatgtgaaacagaagagcagaatCAGGATGGGGTAGAAGATATAGCCATATCCTTCTCTCCTGAGAAGGAGAATGACACATCTTATTTAATGAGATATAATCCATCTGCCACGCCGTACTTCGAAAG tgTGAAGATGCACCATGAGGCAAATGACTCCAGTGCTAAAGACCTGAAAATTGTAACCCCTTTGCGATATTCTCAACGCATTCGGGAGAAGATGTGCAAGCTGTTGGATACTGTTAAAGATCAAGATCCATGTGTCTCTTCATTTGAACAGCTGGGAGAATGGGAATCACAAGCCACTGAATTTCTCCACAAACAGAGCATTGTGCTCAAAGAAACAAGTGCTGAAGTGGAAGAGTAA
- the CKAP2 gene encoding cytoskeleton-associated protein 2 isoform X2: protein MAARPCPQLPASRRSEPAYREQRRQKVEEYLSRKKTFSTVPIQENQASVSSRTRRATSNKLQDKIQLSISPMPEMENKENANKLLWDQSNGTSEKNVILNSSTITLTNSISGTNYNPEDHASKDEVTEIKSQHVSLSKSFLQIKSIKEKQLMAEKQKSTIGLPKKPVLGTYRGRVIQSKINSFRKALKSEGEKSSLPDKKLRPSATKPAASSLSTSSCSVVLKTTKVTNYPNSVNPNGALQFQSKSSDKAAINSQSSLKKQQPTSAVAPKKVTVQKMTGRRGPQPPKADSNSSDCRVLGVKKSADFCDDARPEVPAKPISVVPDTKLGWNSKTNGNRKSVLPKESAEVRRARLDEWRASRGRVMRRPPISVLLRPQSKSEDQQLSSGDSLEHVLHSEKVNKTLAECLQLTEQGCQGDEVRAMLEDLTHSIPGAKKLAKYWICCMRLEQMGPLEKLIAVYEEAILAGAMPKDELRHTLIDTMKNTESLFKCEDGGTVIEGHLSEVAEVSKEPNSSVEQVQEAFKDLGSDDDNQKADSDDKKVETSSEVIKKEEMDLDLKPRQEILPKKNKKHKTKERAKKKGKCETEEQNQDGVEDIAISFSPEKENDTSYLMRYNPSATPYFESVKMHHEANDSSAKDLKIVTPLRYSQRIREKMCKLLDTVKDQDPCVSSFEQLGEWESQATEFLHKQSIVLKETSAEVEE, encoded by the exons ATGGCGGCGCGTCCTTGTCCTCAGCTCCCGGCCAGCCGCAGGTCCGAGCCGGCGTACCGAG AACAAAGACGACAAAAAGTTGAAGAATATCTATCAAGAAAAAAGACCTTTTCTACCGTTCCCATTCAAGAAAACCAGGCATCGGTCAG tagTAGAACTAGAAGAGCAACTAGCAATAAACTGCAAGACAAAATACAGCTCTCAATATCTCCAATGCCAGAAATG GAGAATAAAGAGAATGCTAATAAACTGTTATGGGACCAATCAAATGGAAcctcagagaaaaatgttattttaaactCTTCCACAATCACACTAACAAATTCCATATCAGGGACAAATTATAATCCTGAAGATCATGCTTCCAAGGATGaagttactgaaataaaatctcAGCATGTGTCACTCAGCAAGTCCTTCttgcaaataaaaagcataaaagagaagcaactgatggcagaaaaacaaaagtcaaCTATCGGCCTACCAAAGAAACCAGTGCTTGGTACATATCGTGGCAGAGTTATTCAATCCAAGATAAACTCCTTCCGAAAAGCACTAAAAAGTGAGGGTGAGAAGAGTTCTTTGCCAGACAAGAAGCTTCGCCCTTCTGCCACCAAACCAGCAGCAAGTtctttgtccaccagcagctGTAGTGTAGTTCTGAAGACCACCAAAGTCACAAACTACCCTAATTCTGTAAACCCAAATGGTGCCCTCCAATTCCAGAGCAAATCATCTGACAAAGCTGCTATTAACTCACAGTCCAGTCTGAAGAAACAGCAACCAACATCTGCTGTAGCACCAAAGAAAGTAACAGTCCAAAAAATGACTGGTAGAAGGGGACCACAGCCACCAAAAGCTGATTCTAACAGTTCTGACTGCAGAGTGCTAGGAGTGAAGAAAAGTGCAGATTTTTGTGACGATGCAAGACCTGAAGTTCCAGCAAAACCAATTTCTGTTGTTCCTGATACAAAGTTGGGATGGAATTCTAAAACTAATGGCAACAGAAAATCTGTTCTGCCAAAAGAGTCAGCAGAAGTGAGAAG GGCTCGCCTGGATGAATGGAGGGCATCTAGAGGAAGAGTGATGAGGAGACCTCCTATATCTGTGCTTCTGAGACCCCAGTCTAAAAGTGAAGATCAACAACTCTCTTCTGGTGATTCTTTAGAGCATGTATTACATAGTGAAAAAGTCAACAAGACTCTTGCAGAATGTCTGCAGTTAACCGAACAG GGATGTCAAGGCGATGAAGTACGTGCCATGTTGGAAGATCTGACACACAGCATTCCTGGGGCTAAAAAGCTTGCAAAATATTGGATCTGTTGTATGCGTCTTGAACAGATGGGCCCTCTTGAGAAGCTTATTGCTGTCTATGAGGAGGCCATTTTGGCAGGAGCAATG CCTAAAGATGAACTACGACACACGCTAATAGATActatgaaaaatactgaaagccTTTTTAAGTGTGAGGATG GGGGAACTGTGATAGAAGGTCATTTAAGTGAGGTAGCGGAAGTCAGCAAGGAACCAAATTCCTCTGTAGAGCAGGTTCAGGAGGCCTTCAAGGATCTTGGCTCTGATGATGACAACCAAAAAGCAGATAGTGATGACAAGAAGGTGGAGACTAGCAGCGAAGTgatcaaaaaagaagaaatggatttAGACTTGAAACCGAGACAAGAGATCTTgccaaaaaagaataaaaagcacAAGACTAAAGAACgtgcaaaaaagaaaggaaaatgtgaaacagaagagcagaatCAGGATGGGGTAGAAGATATAGCCATATCCTTCTCTCCTGAGAAGGAGAATGACACATCTTATTTAATGAGATATAATCCATCTGCCACGCCGTACTTCGAAAG tgTGAAGATGCACCATGAGGCAAATGACTCCAGTGCTAAAGACCTGAAAATTGTAACCCCTTTGCGATATTCTCAACGCATTCGGGAGAAGATGTGCAAGCTGTTGGATACTGTTAAAGATCAAGATCCATGTGTCTCTTCATTTGAACAGCTGGGAGAATGGGAATCACAAGCCACTGAATTTCTCCACAAACAGAGCATTGTGCTCAAAGAAACAAGTGCTGAAGTGGAAGAGTAA